A region of Pseudanabaena sp. BC1403 DNA encodes the following proteins:
- a CDS encoding HNH endonuclease encodes MNDKTPRINLPPEVRKYVFERDNYQCQSCQKIDLTTKNLQVDHIIPLAQGGTNEFSNFQTLCAKCNREKSAKLDPRFRRLYSD; translated from the coding sequence ATGAACGACAAAACACCGCGCATTAATCTTCCACCTGAAGTTAGAAAATATGTTTTTGAGCGTGACAATTACCAATGTCAGAGCTGTCAGAAGATTGACCTTACTACTAAAAACTTACAAGTTGATCACATTATCCCGCTAGCACAAGGCGGAACTAATGAATTCAGTAACTTCCAAACCCTTTGTGCTAAATGTAATCGAGAGAAAAGCGCCAAACTCGATCCACGCTTTCGGAGATTGTATAGTGATTAG
- a CDS encoding Gfo/Idh/MocA family protein — protein sequence MSKIGVGIIGTGFGQIIHIPALQIHPDTEVVAVYHRDRIKAQQIADKFNMPHACDRLEDLLALQQVQAVTISTPPSFHYEQAKAAIEAGKHILLEKPVTMNAQEAIALYQLAQKRQVITATDFEFRCVPQWRYFKHLLDQNHVGKKRLIQIDWLVQGRADPKRVWNWYSQKAFGGGALGAIGSHVFDYVRWLFGDIKSVSGQLSTGITERPDANGVLRPVDADDTCNILLELADGTPCNISLSTVTYRGRGHWLTVYGENGTLVLGSSNQSDYVHGFSLRQGKIDRTEMEVVPIPSEYELPKTYTDGRLAPVLAICDRWVQSIQTGQPMTPSLYEGAWSQLLMDLTQESHQQKKWLDVPSSF from the coding sequence ATGTCAAAAATTGGTGTTGGTATTATCGGAACGGGCTTTGGTCAGATTATCCATATTCCTGCTCTACAAATTCATCCTGATACAGAAGTTGTAGCGGTTTACCATCGCGATCGCATCAAAGCGCAACAAATTGCTGATAAATTTAATATGCCCCATGCTTGCGATCGCCTTGAGGATTTACTCGCACTACAACAAGTCCAAGCTGTCACCATCTCTACGCCGCCAAGTTTCCATTATGAACAGGCAAAAGCAGCGATCGAAGCTGGCAAGCATATTTTGCTAGAAAAGCCTGTGACAATGAATGCTCAAGAGGCGATCGCACTGTATCAACTTGCCCAAAAGCGTCAAGTCATCACCGCTACCGACTTTGAATTCCGTTGTGTCCCGCAATGGCGCTACTTTAAACATCTCCTAGATCAGAATCATGTGGGTAAAAAAAGGCTGATTCAAATTGATTGGTTGGTACAAGGTCGCGCCGATCCTAAGCGGGTTTGGAATTGGTATAGCCAAAAAGCTTTTGGTGGTGGTGCATTAGGTGCGATCGGTTCCCATGTTTTTGACTATGTGCGCTGGTTATTTGGTGACATTAAAAGTGTGTCTGGTCAACTCAGTACAGGCATTACTGAACGTCCTGATGCAAATGGTGTTCTGCGTCCTGTCGATGCCGATGACACCTGCAATATTCTCCTAGAACTTGCCGATGGAACTCCCTGCAATATTTCTCTGAGTACTGTCACCTATCGCGGTCGTGGTCATTGGCTGACGGTTTATGGTGAAAATGGAACCCTTGTACTGGGTAGTTCTAATCAATCGGATTATGTACATGGCTTCAGTTTGCGCCAAGGCAAAATCGATCGCACGGAAATGGAAGTTGTACCGATCCCATCCGAATATGAACTCCCCAAGACATATACCGATGGTCGTCTCGCGCCTGTGCTAGCCATATGTGATCGCTGGGTGCAGTCAATTCAAACTGGACAACCTATGACTCCGAGTCTCTATGAAGGTGCATGGTCACAGTTACTTATGGATTTAACTCAAGAGTCACACCAGCAAAAGAAATGGCTTGATGTTCCATCGTCTTTCTAG
- the cax gene encoding calcium/proton exchanger has protein sequence MFKKIFSFGLLVFVPISVIGHLQGWNSTLIFVTSSIAILPLAGWLSTATEEISVVLGPSWGGLLNATFGNATELIIAIVALNAGFTSVVKASITGSIIGNLLLVMGMSMLLGGLRYKEQEFQPTMARLNASVMNLAVVAILLPTAANFTTTGISEDILQKLSIAVAIVLIIVYCLTLLFSMKTHAYLYDVGKSEADDAEEKEGHPQEINLKLWISVLLGVTLLVALESELLVGTLEEATAQLGLTELFTGVILLPIIGNAAEHTTAITVAMKNKMELSVSVAVGSSMQIALFVAPVLVIIGWFMGQPMDLNFNPFELVAVAVAVLIANSISSDGRSNWLEGSLLVATYAILGFAFYFQPV, from the coding sequence ATGTTTAAGAAAATCTTCTCCTTTGGTTTGCTTGTATTTGTACCGATATCGGTCATCGGTCACTTGCAAGGATGGAATTCTACGCTGATATTTGTGACTTCTTCGATCGCGATCTTGCCCTTGGCTGGGTGGTTAAGTACAGCAACCGAGGAAATCTCGGTGGTTTTGGGGCCTTCATGGGGCGGTTTGTTAAATGCAACTTTTGGTAATGCGACGGAGCTAATCATTGCGATCGTGGCACTGAATGCAGGATTTACCAGTGTTGTAAAAGCTAGCATCACTGGCTCAATCATTGGCAACCTGTTGCTGGTGATGGGTATGTCTATGCTTTTAGGCGGACTGCGTTACAAAGAGCAGGAATTTCAGCCAACCATGGCGCGATTAAACGCTTCAGTTATGAATTTGGCAGTAGTGGCAATTTTGTTGCCGACGGCTGCAAATTTTACGACTACGGGAATTAGTGAAGACATCTTGCAAAAGCTATCGATCGCTGTAGCGATCGTGTTGATTATTGTCTATTGTCTAACGCTTCTATTTTCGATGAAAACCCATGCCTATCTCTATGACGTGGGTAAATCTGAAGCAGATGATGCCGAGGAGAAAGAAGGACATCCTCAGGAAATCAATCTTAAGTTATGGATTTCGGTTCTGCTTGGCGTGACCTTGTTAGTTGCCTTAGAATCTGAGCTTTTAGTAGGAACTTTAGAAGAGGCAACAGCCCAACTCGGCTTAACAGAACTATTCACAGGGGTAATTCTATTGCCAATCATTGGTAATGCTGCTGAGCATACAACGGCGATTACCGTGGCGATGAAGAACAAAATGGAACTCTCGGTCTCGGTTGCCGTAGGCTCAAGTATGCAAATAGCGCTATTTGTTGCACCAGTGCTAGTCATTATCGGTTGGTTTATGGGACAACCAATGGATTTAAACTTTAATCCTTTTGAGCTAGTGGCGGTTGCTGTGGCGGTGCTGATTGCCAACTCGATTAGTTCCGATGGGCGATCGAATTGGCTAGAAGGATCTTTGCTAGTAGCGACATACGCAATTCTAGGCTTTGCATTTTATTTTCAACCAGTCTAA
- the cobO gene encoding cob(I)yrinic acid a,c-diamide adenosyltransferase — protein sequence MSELTAEQHRTKMQRRQEVQHQRVAERNLEKGLIIINTGDGKGKTTAALGMVLRSLGHGYKVAIIQFIKGAWEPAEKKVFEMWQDQLFFQALGEGFTWETQDRDRDIAKTKEAWAVGLSYIKNPEYKLVLLDEVNIALKLGYLDVETVIAGLKEKPADSHVILTGRGAPAELIEVADLVTRMELVKHPFREQGVKAQAGIEF from the coding sequence ATGTCTGAACTTACCGCCGAACAACATCGCACTAAAATGCAGCGCCGCCAAGAGGTGCAACATCAGCGAGTCGCAGAGCGTAACCTCGAAAAAGGGCTGATCATCATTAATACTGGTGACGGCAAGGGCAAAACTACCGCCGCGTTAGGGATGGTATTGCGATCGCTAGGGCATGGATATAAAGTCGCGATCATTCAGTTCATCAAAGGCGCATGGGAACCTGCGGAAAAAAAAGTATTTGAAATGTGGCAGGATCAACTGTTTTTTCAGGCTTTGGGTGAGGGCTTTACATGGGAAACTCAAGACCGCGATCGCGATATTGCAAAAACCAAAGAAGCATGGGCAGTGGGACTTAGCTATATCAAAAATCCTGAATACAAGCTTGTTCTCCTTGATGAGGTAAATATTGCTCTCAAATTAGGCTATCTCGATGTCGAGACTGTGATTGCAGGGCTAAAAGAGAAACCTGCTGATTCCCATGTGATTCTCACTGGTCGGGGGGCTCCTGCTGAACTGATCGAAGTCGCTGACTTAGTAACGAGAATGGAACTTGTTAAACACCCTTTTAGAGAGCAAGGTGTCAAAGCTCAAGCTGGAATCGAGTTTTAG
- a CDS encoding PhoX family phosphatase → MSIKRRDFLMFLGAGAGTLLFDAMPKANSNQTFSMPFLETVPSGEAFAATVSNLSFKPVQGPMPLKTSGLSKAQEIASHKTFEVVDDLVLPEGFTYDVVAAWGDKVGDSRFGYNNDYLSLVETGENEGYLTVNFEYISDVLWEQSFGKVVGKSLPFADMNKALKAAGDDGINVLALAKSDTLRAKLELIAKEAMIDVGIGVISVRRDADGKWVRTNSNADRRVTGLSGLEDGRYLKSTGPAVNIFRKTEGMGYVDKLGDRIIGTFSNCAGGTTPWGTVLSAEENYQTLVPDQVMPDGTPFAPSKKKFGKNDEDEFVGLGSVFGLSGNKYGWIVEIDPANPEDYGTKHTWLGRYRHEAVGIRAEAGKPLAFYSGCDRRGGHLYKFVSNGTITDPKDKGNSKLLESGMLYAAKFNSDGTGTWIPLKASTQVNPDQPSVLAGKMLPLPKRPDGGSFKATKDEEVAEFKAKFKVLGDLYKGNDAEKQGAILIDAHYAANAVGATCTARPEDTEIVPDGSLMIAFTSGSISASDGSPDLRIFKGKDGKAHEHGWIMRLAENSNAPDAMSFRWRILATGGEPADGGQGFTNPDNMAIDRSGNIWMVTDISSDKYNKAIPSRTDKEGKPVSQSNLRGLYGNSSIWFIPTSGENAGQAYLFGFGPMECETTGPFFSRDQQTLFLSVQHPGEVKGTRKDMAFETRKLAMRTTSGEEFIQTRKVPIGSNWPSLKPNEPPKPAVVAIRKLNNQPLI, encoded by the coding sequence ATGAGCATTAAACGTAGAGATTTCTTGATGTTTTTGGGAGCAGGCGCAGGAACGCTCCTCTTTGATGCCATGCCCAAAGCTAACTCAAATCAAACTTTTTCCATGCCTTTTCTGGAAACTGTACCTTCGGGAGAGGCTTTTGCCGCGACAGTTAGCAACTTGAGTTTTAAACCAGTTCAAGGACCAATGCCACTCAAAACTAGTGGACTGTCTAAGGCTCAAGAGATTGCATCCCACAAAACCTTTGAGGTTGTCGATGATCTCGTTTTGCCAGAAGGTTTCACCTATGATGTAGTGGCAGCATGGGGCGACAAAGTAGGCGATTCACGTTTTGGTTATAACAACGATTATCTATCTCTAGTAGAAACAGGAGAAAATGAAGGTTATCTCACCGTTAATTTTGAATATATTAGCGACGTTCTTTGGGAACAGAGTTTCGGGAAGGTAGTTGGTAAATCTCTTCCTTTTGCTGACATGAATAAGGCACTCAAAGCCGCAGGAGATGATGGCATAAATGTGCTTGCCCTCGCTAAGAGTGATACTTTAAGAGCCAAGTTAGAACTAATCGCAAAAGAAGCCATGATCGATGTCGGCATCGGCGTTATTTCTGTCCGTCGTGATGCAGATGGAAAATGGGTACGCACCAATTCTAACGCCGATCGCCGTGTAACTGGGCTATCTGGTTTAGAGGATGGTCGCTATCTCAAATCTACAGGGCCCGCCGTGAATATCTTCCGCAAAACCGAAGGAATGGGTTATGTGGACAAACTAGGCGATCGCATTATCGGCACATTTAGCAACTGTGCAGGTGGCACAACGCCTTGGGGAACCGTGTTAAGTGCTGAAGAAAATTACCAAACCCTTGTACCAGACCAAGTGATGCCCGATGGAACTCCCTTTGCGCCGAGCAAGAAAAAGTTTGGGAAAAATGATGAAGATGAATTTGTTGGTCTTGGTAGCGTTTTTGGTCTCTCAGGCAATAAGTATGGCTGGATTGTCGAAATTGATCCCGCTAATCCTGAAGACTATGGGACAAAGCACACATGGCTGGGGCGCTATCGCCATGAGGCAGTTGGTATCCGTGCTGAAGCAGGTAAGCCTTTGGCTTTTTATTCAGGTTGCGATCGCCGTGGCGGACATCTTTATAAATTTGTCAGCAACGGTACGATTACCGATCCAAAGGATAAAGGCAACTCTAAGCTTCTAGAGTCAGGAATGCTCTATGCAGCTAAATTTAATTCCGATGGAACGGGAACTTGGATTCCGCTCAAGGCATCTACTCAAGTCAATCCTGATCAACCTAGTGTATTAGCAGGAAAAATGTTGCCCTTGCCAAAACGTCCTGATGGCGGCTCATTTAAGGCAACAAAAGATGAGGAAGTTGCCGAATTCAAAGCAAAATTCAAAGTTTTGGGCGATCTATATAAAGGCAACGATGCAGAGAAGCAGGGCGCAATCTTGATTGATGCTCACTATGCGGCTAATGCTGTAGGCGCAACCTGTACAGCTCGTCCCGAAGATACAGAGATTGTCCCCGATGGCTCTTTGATGATTGCTTTTACCTCTGGGTCAATTAGCGCTAGTGATGGCAGTCCTGATCTTCGCATTTTTAAAGGCAAAGATGGTAAAGCCCATGAGCATGGATGGATTATGCGTCTTGCCGAAAATAGCAATGCACCCGATGCGATGAGTTTCCGTTGGCGCATCCTTGCTACGGGTGGCGAACCCGCAGATGGCGGTCAAGGTTTCACAAATCCTGACAATATGGCGATCGATCGCAGTGGCAATATATGGATGGTGACAGATATTTCTAGCGATAAGTACAACAAAGCGATTCCTAGTCGCACTGACAAGGAAGGTAAACCCGTCAGCCAATCGAATCTACGGGGTCTGTACGGTAATAGCTCCATTTGGTTTATCCCCACATCGGGAGAAAATGCAGGTCAAGCTTACTTGTTTGGTTTTGGTCCAATGGAATGTGAAACTACTGGCCCATTCTTCAGTCGCGATCAGCAAACTCTATTTCTATCGGTTCAGCATCCAGGTGAAGTTAAGGGGACACGCAAGGATATGGCATTTGAGACTCGCAAACTTGCCATGCGAACAACAAGTGGTGAAGAGTTTATCCAAACTCGTAAGGTTCCCATTGGTTCTAACTGGCCCAGTTTAAAGCCTAATGAGCCACCGAAACCTGCGGTAGTTGCCATCCGTAAGCTAAATAATCAGCCTTTGATTTAA